The following is a genomic window from Nocardioides thalensis.
GAAGTGGACGCCGTACAACCTCGGCCAGCCGATCTACAACAGCCTGCTCGCCACCCTCTTCGAGTGGGGCGTCGCCCTCCACGACCTCGACATCGAGCGGATCCGCAAGGGCGAGAAGGACCCCAAGGAGATGAAGCGGCAGCTCAAGCAGATCTTCCGCAAGGGCCGCAACCAGATCCTGAAGGACTACGTCGTCTATCCCGCGCTCGCCGGCAAGCAGTGGAAGACGGTGCTCGCCGCCAACGCGTCGTCCAACATCATCCGCAACCTGTGGGCCTACGTGATCATCTTCTGCGGTCACTTCCCCGACGGAGCGCTCCACTTCACCGAGGAGGAGATCGAGGACGAGAGCCGCTCGGAGTGGTACCTCCGCCAGATCCTCGGCGCCGCCAACTTCAAGGGCGGGCCGCTGCTGCACATCCTGTCCGGCAACCTCGGCTTCCAGATCGAGCACCACCTGTTCCCGGACCTGCCGAGCAACCGGTACGCCGAGATCTCGGTGCGGGTGCGGCAGCTCTGCGAGAAGTACGACATCCCGTACACGACCGGGCCGCTCTACAAGCAGTACGGCCAGGCGCTGCGCACGATCCTCAAGCTGTCGCTTCCGAACTCCTGGACCGACACCGACCAGCCCGAGCCGCCGTCGCCGTCGCGCGACCGCAAGCGGCGCGGGGACGACGAGC
Proteins encoded in this region:
- a CDS encoding fatty acid desaturase family protein, which produces MAISDVKEYVHLTEEEVDQIGRELDQIRADIEESRGASDAAYINRLIKIQRGLAAAGRITLLTGTQFKQTRKPAIGLGVAFLALHKILENMEIGHNVMHGQWDWMNDPEIHSSNWEWDTAQPAEQWKHSHNYIHHQFTNVLGYDNDIGYGIMRLAREQKWTPYNLGQPIYNSLLATLFEWGVALHDLDIERIRKGEKDPKEMKRQLKQIFRKGRNQILKDYVVYPALAGKQWKTVLAANASSNIIRNLWAYVIIFCGHFPDGALHFTEEEIEDESRSEWYLRQILGAANFKGGPLLHILSGNLGFQIEHHLFPDLPSNRYAEISVRVRQLCEKYDIPYTTGPLYKQYGQALRTILKLSLPNSWTDTDQPEPPSPSRDRKRRGDDERPSRRTELGGWSRSHSEARA